The nucleotide sequence AGAAAAGAAATAGGTGAGTGACAATGACCAACAACGAACTGACAGAACTGATAAAAGAAATCTCCCATTCCGTATTTCGTAAACCATTTCGCCACAAAGGGATTTTTAACACCCGTTTAAGAACCACAGGCGGAAGGTACTTGTTGAGATCGCACAACATCGAAATCAATCCGAAGTCATATGAGAAATTCGGTTTCAGCGAATTGGAAGGAATCATCAAACATGAACTGTGCCATTACCACTTACATATAGAAGGAAAAGGCTATAAACACCGGGATGCGGATTTCAGAACGCTGCTGAAAGAAAGCGGAGCTCCGCGCTTTTGCTCGTCAATCGAACCGCGAGCAACAACCGCAAAGCCGGCTAAACGCTATGTATACGAATGCGTCGCCTGCAATGCAAACTACGTCCGGAAGATCCGGATGAAT is from Planococcus liqunii and encodes:
- a CDS encoding SprT family protein produces the protein MTNNELTELIKEISHSVFRKPFRHKGIFNTRLRTTGGRYLLRSHNIEINPKSYEKFGFSELEGIIKHELCHYHLHIEGKGYKHRDADFRTLLKESGAPRFCSSIEPRATTAKPAKRYVYECVACNANYVRKIRMNVERYRCGRCSGKLSLK